The Crassostrea angulata isolate pt1a10 chromosome 1, ASM2561291v2, whole genome shotgun sequence nucleotide sequence ctaGATACTAAAGTGTTTTTGGTTGCTACAGTTCAGTTTTGAATGAGAGGCGACAAAAAAAGGAATATTTACGGAATTAATCCACCGGATTCGTTTTGACAGTGGAATTAACTGTTCCTTCATGTTGCAGATGCTCCGAACACAGATCTTGGCCAGTGTGTGTTGTCTGCTGATAGCTGTGTCCAGTTTGGTAGATAGCCGGTTTCTAGATCAGGACGAGGAAGCGCGGTAAGTTAAATCGAGTtgcttgaattttattttcgcaaatttataaatcaaaaattaaaattttggtaCAATATCAGTTGTAAAATGTCGCCTTTTTTCTGATCGAACTTGTAATTAGtttttcttgaatttctttCTTGTCAATTCTTTTCAATACTTTCCAGCAAGCTGTACTTTTCTAAACTGTAAACCaatgttgtaaaatatatagatatttcTCCTCTTTAAATGCTGTTATATAGGCACCGTTTAATACTATACCAGTTTAAGATTAAcatagaaattgaaattgacagCATACATTTCAATTATCAATATGTTGTCTTTACAAGCAAACgataaaatatctgaaaaaaaataatcatacgGCAAAGTAAGATTTCTTTAGAGCAGTTGAAAATAACtgttttttaattccaaatgCTGAACGACAAATCAAATAGAATTTGcgcatttttattattaacgATATGCTTTTATTGAGCATGTGATAAatgagcatcaaagtttaaaaaaagtgGAAACCAATCATCGATGACAAATATTATAACTCTATGATCTTAAGCATGTTCAAAATTTCTGTGTCGTGATTGCAAGCCCTGGTCTATCCGTTAACTTTcatcatcataaaaatgttcttttattaattacaaTTGATCAATCTTCCAGACGAGGTGATGCGCACTTGACATCATTATCACAGTCTTAAAAGGGATTCAATCTTTTTCTGCAATGTGGCTGAAACGATCACTTTTCTTAGAACTTCAAAACTCGTTGATCATTgcaattatgtttttaaagacATTAGCACTGGTTCAATataatttattgcttttttcCTGTCATAATTTTGTGCAAGTCCATTTCATATACGTTTTATAACTCTTCTTTATCTCTAAAATACTGTTTTGAATTGAAGTTTGTTGTATTGCTTTGTGTGTTTTTGTTAAGAACTATGTCATTTACAGTTTTAAACGACAGACAGCAGATATGAGATTATCAGAATTACATGCCATACGAGAAATACTCAACAGATTACCGACCGGATGTTCACAATACGCATGCGGATTAGTGGACATTTTCAGAAGGTATCGATACGCATGcattaatataaatacaaatgCATGCTGGGAACCCGTGTTAAGATGACTCCTCCACGAGACTGAAGTTCGGCATTGTATCCGACCAATTATGGTTCACGAATGAAGGGTTACCAgcatacatttaatttttattacatatatatcgTTTTACATTATCCAGATATGACAAGAGATCATGGTCCGATCAGCGAATGGCCGAAATAAAAGCTCTGCTAGGTTTGAAGAACCAGGGAAATGTTATAGCTCACGGTCTTTATGACCCTTACAAGATGTAGGTAGTAATGTTATAACTGTCGTCTGCTTCTAGAGTGACGTGGTGACTCCACGCTCTGTGACGTCATTTGTGTGTGTGCTTTTCTCCCAAATGCTTCTCTCAGTCTGGCTAGTTGTGAAGGTATATCCTTTTTCTGTCTCGACCTTTTTGCTAAACCAAAAACTGCGTCCTCAAACTTCACTCAACTTGTCTTCTGGTTTCTTATTATCTGTTTAGTAAGAGTATttctaaagaagaaaaaaattgttcctTGATTGACTTATGATTCTAATGGTATTCTTACAATATACAGATTTATGAGGAAACGCACTTCTTCTGATCAACGCATTGCGGAGCTTCAAGCGCTTATTGCGTTAGTTCATGGGCGCGGTAACGTTGCACACGGACAGTTAGACCCAGCTCTGATGTAGGTATCTGGACGGGCTTTATATGTTCACAGACATGCGAAATTCTTTTCACTGTCTCTTCAAAGCCCTCTTCTTCGTATTCTGTGTATTTGTGGACCCTCTTGTGTCGAACCTTGGCTTTTCCCCTCAGTCTTTCTTCTATCGTGTAGATTAGTTTTAGTGGGTGCACATAGTACTAGTAATTCGTTCCTCTGTGATTTATTCAATATGTCTAAACAGCCACATagaatatatcattattatcCACCTccgtatttttttcttatctggTTTCTACATTTGCTTTATACAAACGTACAGAGATGTTTAATCTTCTTTCATCATTGTTATGTTCTTCACAGTTTTGTACAGAACTTcatcttttttctattttttttttaatctgtctTTAAATGTTGCTAAGTTATTTTTCTTGTAACAgtgtaaatttaatatttccaaaaatatgCAACAATTCAAACTTAGGTACTAtgtatttaagtttaaaaaaataatgcgtAAACGCTTTAATTGATCTTTAATATTCTTATatgatttacatttttcttgGTCATTTTTCTATCGCCTGTgacatttaaacatttactcTATTAAGTGGTAGAAACTTTCATATCAAAGTCGTGTACCATCTACGTTTCCCTCGGTATATGTCCTTGgactttaaaaagtttaaaattcctATCTGTGTCCTGATCTTTAAAATGCCAAATAACGAAGGTTAATCGGTTTGGTTGAAGATTTATGCATTGGTCAGTAGGTCGGCAGGGGCAAGGCTTGTAATACAATACATTTCTCCTTTAGCGGAAGACGGAAGCGTGCAGCAGAATGGCTGAGTAAGACATTTTCAAACGGAAAGAATTTTGCAGATGAAGAAACAAGCCATTGAAGTGTTGTGATTTTGGTAAGTCAATCTGGTTCCGACTTTTCTATGATTTTTGCAGATTAATTATGATTATGTTACAAGATTAAGTTAATATTCATATTGCTCTTATTGGGTAGCAAGATGCTTTGGATTCTAAGTTATCGTATCAGACGTTTTTATTCAGCTCAGATTATTTAATCCGATGTCTGATCAATATCTTCTAGGATTTAACAGGAGGTGTTGTTTGCTTTTTTCCAGATTTTATTTATGGATCTCATAAGCGGTCCTGTAAAGGTACCCGGATACAGTGTATTTATATGGAACGTGAGGAATTGGATGACAGCTTAATAAATAAATCGTCCTATGTCAGTTCGTCTTTTTGTCTCAGGAATACCAGCTGTGCTGGTTGTCTTCGTCTGTTGTGTGTTTGTTCatgtgtttaaattaaaataatatttaatatttttaattttctttcttttacacTCGAGTTTTGTTTTACGAGTATTGGTTCTTTAACATTGAGATAGACGCCGTCTTCTTTCTGTATTGGCTATATCATGTATATGACAGGGTTTTTCCCCACTGATATGCAAACGCGTTGATGATATGAACTTACAAAATGTATTATGTAACAGAACCAACCTTTCGGAAATGGTGCTTCGTCAGTTTGAAACATTGCTTTCTACGCATTCATTTGTATTATCAATTGGATGTTTTTCCCCCTAATGTACTGACTTATTTTGATCTTATTTCTTCAAATCTTTCATTCACTATTGAAAATTTACAAACAGTACATGTGGACATGTTACGTTTTGGGTAAAAGGCATGCACCTCAAAATTCAGGAATTTGATGATTGGAAAGTAAAGGGACTTTGGATTGTATCGATAATATTTCAACAAAACGGAAACGGAAACCCTGCGCATAGATATGAATACACTTGCAAGGAATCAAATACTAGAAAGAGATATATAGCACGGAAGGTAATTTCGATTTTATTGCTagatattatactaaaaaataattatgtcgcATGTGAGAATGGTAAGATTGACGAGTGGAGCAGATACATCTAAAATGTTCTTGATTATTACGTGCCGTATGTTCCTTTAAACTCGGACATTCTGTTACTTTTATACAAATTGATAACGTAACCTGCAAGCCtgtaaatttcaataaaaccACGCTATAGTTTCGTCCTGAAAGCCAGAGGTTAAGTCCTTATAAAAGCCCTTAT carries:
- the LOC128171266 gene encoding uncharacterized protein LOC128171266 is translated as MLRTQILASVCCLLIAVSSLVDSRFLDQDEEARFKRQTADMRLSELHAIREILNRLPTGCSQYACGLVDIFRRYDKRSWSDQRMAEIKALLGLKNQGNVIAHGLYDPYKIFMRKRTSSDQRIAELQALIALVHGRGNVAHGQLDPALIGRRKRAAEWLSKTFSNGKNFADEETSH